The Dermacentor andersoni chromosome 1, qqDerAnde1_hic_scaffold, whole genome shotgun sequence genomic interval tgaaacaaaacattgacaccgcatgccttttatgttaaatctttttAGACTTAAATATAAAAGtacaaaacaataacagaaacctcaaaatgatgtaatttctttggcgtggctgtgcactacctTCGGCATTGAACCAcacaagaggccgtgtttctaacAGAatactcgccttcgtgcatagtgtttgcCGCCagcctttcccagtaaacattatggttacataaacTGAAGTTGCCGGGAAGTGCAAGAAGCAGTCatggatcttttaatgctattgcattccactcttgaaggtgaagcttaagtgtccttcAAGTTTTTACGTTGGCTTGTtgacttttttctttcctttgcatTCCCTTCCTCACTAACATGACCAAAACTGTTTAGTGCCAGCTACATTTAAAAACAATTTTCTTATGCCCTCCTTGGCATCAGCAACTGTTAGCTTTCTTGGTAGCTATTTCAGCTGAATTAATATTTTTGAGTACCCTTTTAATGCCACATTCATGAAAATACACTAGTAGGCTTTCAGTGCATGATGGTGGGAAGCAGCAAAATGGCAAACTGTGTGGTTGCAGGTGTGGTGCTTGGCTCGAATGGGGGCATGGTCCAGCAGCTCTACTGGCCCTTCTTCTTGGGCCTGGGTGGGCCAGTGGCAAGTGGTACCCAGTTCATGCCTTGGGTCCACATCAGTGATATTGTTGGCATTCTCATTCATGCCATGAGCAAGGAAGGCCTCACAGGTGTCCTCAATGGGGTTGCTCCACAAATCGTTACCAATGCGGAATTCACCAAGGAGTTCGCACGTGCCATGTGGCGGCCAGCGCTGTTTCCACTGCCAAAATTTGTACTTGATCTGGCCTTTAGCCCTGAAAGAGCCACAATGATGACAGAAGGGCAGAAAGTGATTCCAAAACGTACACTTGAGTCGGGCTACAAGTACAAGTTTCCTGATGTGCAGTCTGCTTGCCAAGATGTACTACAGCGCAAgtgagtgagacagcgctcgcACAGTTTTCAAGCcaagctttttttctttggcTTGCAGCGAATCTTCAGTAAAGTTTAATGTTTTCATGGGACTGCATTTGTGTCTTGTGTAGTTCTTTTCAAAATAAATTGATATTTTTCAGTGGTTTCAATTGTTATTCTGAGTACTGCAGACATATTGTGGAAAACTCAGAATCCAAAGGTAACCAAAGATTTCCAGTTGAAAAGTGGTCATTGTCTCTGATATTCAAGTTTGTACAGGCTGAATAAAGTGGCTCTTTTCGTCGGTGGACAAAACAGATAAACAGGCCATAGATCTT includes:
- the LOC126544856 gene encoding epimerase family protein SDR39U1 isoform X3 yields the protein MIVSRKPGANVLTWTDLAEKGLPECAAVFSLAGQNVMDPLRRWTPGFRQNVYASRVETTKALADAIQKMESPPKAFVSISGVGYYKPDPVKEYTEESPGGDHDFLAKLCTKWEAAAKLPPEVKCRTVTVRSGVVLGSNGGMVQQLYWPFFLGLGGPVASGTQFMPWVHISDIVGILIHAMSKEGLTGVLNGVAPQIVTNAEFTKEFARAMWRPALFPLPKFVLDLAFSPERATMMTEGQKVIPKRTLESGYKYKFPDVQSACQDVLQRK
- the LOC126544856 gene encoding epimerase family protein SDR39U1 isoform X4, translated to MSWILCEGGPLVSGRMSMQAESKQQKRWLMLSKKWRAHLKHLSLSQELQCLRSGLGLPQSAGYYKPDPVKEYTEESPGGDHDFLAKLCTKWEAAAKLPPEVKCRTVTVRSGVVLGSNGGMVQQLYWPFFLGLGGPVASGTQFMPWVHISDIVGILIHAMSKEGLTGVLNGVAPQIVTNAEFTKEFARAMWRPALFPLPKFVLDLAFSPERATMMTEGQKVIPKRTLESGYKYKFPDVQSACQDVLQRK